Part of the Mycolicibacterium thermoresistibile genome, TCGACATCGGCTATCTGACCAACCCGGGTGACCGCGCGCTGTTGACCGACCCGCAGATCCGCGATGCGATCGCCGAAGGCATTCTCGCCGCGGTCAAACGGCTCTATCTGCTCGGTAAGAACGACCGTCCGACCGGTACGTTCACCTTCGCCGAACTGCTGGCCCACGAGCTGTCGGTGGAACAGTCCGGCCGCATGCACTCCAACTGACACCGGATCTCACCGGGTGTTCCCGGTGGCGCGTCAGATCACGCGACCGACGCCGGCGCCCACCGGCGCCTCGATCCGCACCTCGGCGAACAGCCGCTCCAGCGCCGCTTCGACATCGGCCTTCCAACCGAGTCCCTGTTCGAGTTCCAGCCGCAGTCTCGGGAAGTAGCGGTGTGGGGTGACCACCTCGAAACCCACCTCCTCGAGCACATCGGCGGCGATCACGCAGCGGCCGGCGGAGCAGTCGCCCAGCGTCTGCATCACCCTGGTCAGTCCCGCGGGTACCCGGTTCGGGTCGGACAGTTCGCCGACCTCGGCGGTACGGCCGAACGCCTCGAGCGCCCGCACACCACGCCGGACCAGATCACCGACGACCGCCGCCAGCAGATCCCGCGGCGTCGCATCGTGATCCGGCCCCTCCTCCACCCCGACCGCGGTGAGCAGGACCGCATCGGCGCTGACCGGCCCGGTGGGGAACAACCGTGCCCTGGGCACCACTGCTGGTGGTGCGTAGAACGCGTACCCGAAACAGTGCTCATCATGCGTATCGTTCTCAGCGTCCCGGTCCATCCGATCCACACCGTCACCGGTGGGCCGCCCGGGCCGCCGCGAGCGGGAGCGCAGGGCCAGCTGGCCGCATGAGCCCCACTCCAGCATCACCATGGACAACCAGGCTTCCTTCTCGAACTCCGGGTCGGCCAGGTGATCACCGCCGCGCATGGTGGACGGGTCGACCTCCCAGAACACGCAGCGCCGCGCATGCTTGGGCAACTGGTCGAAAGCCTCCAGCCGCAGCGGTGCGATACGTGTGGACACTAGATTTCCCCGATATCGCGGGGCGCGGCGGCGCGCAGACCGACTTCTGATCGAATCTCCTTGATACACAGGAGATTCGGTGGTTCAGCCGGCCTCGCGGCGCCGGGCGGTGCGGTGAGTGTCACTGTGACGTAATTATCCGGTGTCCCAGGTCAGTCTTGTGCTGGGGTCATCAACTCGACCAGCCGCTGTAGATCGTCGACGGACCCGAATTCGACGACGATCTTGCCCTTGCGTTTGCCGAGGCTGACCGTGACCCGGGTGTCGAACGCGTTGGACAACCGTTCGGCGACATCCTGTAGGCCCGGCATCTGGATCGGCTTGCGGCGCGGCGCCGGCGGTGTCGTCGGACCGTTGCGGTTGGCGAGGGTGACGGCCTCCTCGGTGGCCCGCACCGACAACCCTTCCGCCACGATCCGGGCGGCGAGTTCCTCCTGCTGTTCCGGACCACCCTCCAACGCCAGCAGCGCCCGCGCATGCCCGGCGGACAGCACACCGGCGGCGACCCGCCGCTGCACCGCAACGGGCAGGCGCAGCAACCGGATCGTGTTGGTGATGACCGGACGCGAACGCCCGATCCGCGCGGCGAGTTCGTCGTGTGTCACGTTGAACTCGTCGAGCAACTGCTGGTACGCCGCTGCCTCCTCGAGCGGGTTCAGTTGCACCCGGTGGATGTTCTCCAACAGGGCGTCGCGCAGCATGCCGTCATCGGCGGTCTCCCGGACGATGGCCGGGATGGTCTCCAGTCCGGCCTCACGGGCCGCCCGCCACCGCCGCTCCCCCATCACGATCTGATAGCGGACGGGACTGTCCGCCGGGGGGTCCGGCAGCGGTCGCACCACGATCGGCTGCATCAGTCCGAACTCGCGGATCGAATGGACCAGTTCGGCCAACGCTTCTTCGTCGAACACCTGCCGCGGCTGCCGCGGATTCGGTTCGATCGCCACCG contains:
- a CDS encoding ParB/RepB/Spo0J family partition protein, whose protein sequence is MTQPTRKRSGLGRGLAALIPTGPDGSGDPTSPRMGSAAADVVIGGGAQEPQQDSVGAVYREIDPVAIEPNPRQPRQVFDEEALAELVHSIREFGLMQPIVVRPLPDPPADSPVRYQIVMGERRWRAAREAGLETIPAIVRETADDGMLRDALLENIHRVQLNPLEEAAAYQQLLDEFNVTHDELAARIGRSRPVITNTIRLLRLPVAVQRRVAAGVLSAGHARALLALEGGPEQQEELAARIVAEGLSVRATEEAVTLANRNGPTTPPAPRRKPIQMPGLQDVAERLSNAFDTRVTVSLGKRKGKIVVEFGSVDDLQRLVELMTPAQD